A genome region from Bradyrhizobium commune includes the following:
- the lptM gene encoding LPS translocon maturation chaperone LptM, translated as MTSKFRPAGSGWAIIVLSLTALALAGCGRRGPLDLPPNASNASTANVAAPTDTETEAQKTPSVFNPTYGSDAPPAATKGKKKPFILDPLLDDKPSR; from the coding sequence GTGACGTCAAAGTTTCGCCCGGCCGGTTCGGGGTGGGCCATTATTGTCTTGAGCCTGACGGCGCTTGCGCTGGCCGGCTGCGGCCGCAGGGGCCCGCTGGATCTGCCGCCGAACGCCTCGAACGCGTCCACCGCCAACGTCGCGGCGCCGACGGACACCGAGACCGAAGCCCAGAAGACGCCGAGCGTGTTCAATCCGACCTATGGCTCGGACGCGCCGCCGGCGGCGACCAAGGGCAAGAAGAAACCGTTTATTCTCGACCCGCTGCTGGACGACAAACCCAGCCGGTAG
- the argH gene encoding argininosuccinate lyase, whose translation MSNKMWGGRFSERPDEIMEEINVSIDVDRHLFAQDIAASKAHAAMLAAQGIITASDAKNIGKGLDTILSEIGKGGFTFKRALEDIHMNVESRLSELIGPAAGRLHTARSRNDQVATDFRLYVRDVLDETDAALAAFQQALVDRALEHAGTVMPGFTHLQTAQPVTFGHHLLAYVEMAARDRGRFQDARKRLNESPLGAAALAGTSFPIDRHATAKALGFDRPMANSLDAVSDRDFVLETLSAASICAVHMSRFAEEIVIWTSPLVGMIRLSDKFTTGSSIMPQKRNPDAAELVRAKTGRVIGALNGLLIVMKGLPLAYQKDMQEDKQGAMEGFAALSLAIRAMTGMVRDLVPDEAKMKAAAGEGYATATDLADWLVRTLKMPFREAHHVTGRIVAKAASDGVALHELPLKEMQAIEPKVTKDVLGVLSVESSVKSRTSFGGTAPKNVASQAKSWAKRLEKERKLG comes from the coding sequence ATGAGCAACAAGATGTGGGGCGGCCGGTTCTCGGAACGTCCCGATGAGATCATGGAAGAGATCAACGTCTCCATCGACGTCGATCGTCACCTCTTTGCCCAGGACATTGCCGCGTCCAAGGCCCACGCCGCGATGCTTGCCGCGCAGGGCATCATCACGGCCTCTGATGCGAAAAATATCGGCAAGGGTCTAGACACGATTTTGTCAGAGATCGGCAAGGGCGGCTTCACGTTCAAGCGCGCGCTCGAGGACATTCATATGAATGTCGAGAGCCGCCTGTCCGAGCTGATCGGCCCCGCCGCCGGACGCCTGCACACCGCGCGCTCGCGCAACGACCAGGTCGCGACCGATTTCCGTCTCTATGTCCGCGACGTTCTGGACGAGACCGATGCGGCGCTCGCCGCGTTCCAGCAGGCGCTGGTGGATCGCGCGCTGGAGCATGCCGGAACCGTGATGCCGGGCTTCACGCATCTCCAGACCGCGCAGCCCGTGACCTTCGGCCACCATCTGCTCGCCTATGTCGAGATGGCCGCGCGCGACCGCGGCCGTTTCCAGGACGCGCGCAAACGGCTCAATGAATCCCCGCTCGGCGCGGCCGCGCTCGCCGGCACCTCGTTCCCGATCGACCGTCACGCCACCGCCAAGGCGCTCGGCTTTGATCGTCCGATGGCGAACTCGCTCGATGCGGTCTCCGATCGCGACTTCGTGCTGGAGACGCTGTCGGCGGCCTCGATCTGCGCCGTGCACATGTCGCGCTTTGCCGAGGAGATCGTGATCTGGACCTCGCCGCTGGTCGGCATGATCCGGCTCAGCGACAAGTTCACCACCGGCTCCTCGATCATGCCGCAGAAGCGCAATCCGGACGCCGCCGAGCTCGTGCGCGCCAAGACCGGCCGCGTCATCGGTGCGCTCAACGGTCTCCTGATCGTGATGAAGGGCCTGCCGCTCGCCTATCAAAAGGACATGCAGGAGGACAAGCAGGGCGCCATGGAGGGTTTTGCCGCGCTGTCGCTGGCGATCCGCGCCATGACCGGCATGGTTCGCGACCTCGTCCCTGACGAGGCCAAGATGAAGGCCGCCGCCGGCGAGGGCTACGCCACCGCGACCGATCTCGCCGACTGGCTGGTGCGGACGCTGAAGATGCCGTTCCGCGAGGCCCATCACGTCACCGGCCGCATCGTGGCGAAGGCTGCCAGCGACGGCGTGGCGCTGCACGAGCTGCCGCTCAAGGAGATGCAGGCGATCGAGCCCAAGGTCACCAAGGACGTGCTCGGCGTGCTCTCGGTCGAATCGTCGGTGAAGAGCCGTACCAGCTTCGGCGGTACCGCGCCGAAGAACGTGGCGTCGCAGGCAAAGAGCTGGGCGAAGCGGTTGGAAAAAGAGCGAAAATTGGGCTGA
- the tlpA gene encoding thiol:disulfide interchange protein TlpA, whose amino-acid sequence MLDQKPSATRRIPIVIATVAIGGLAGFAALYGLGLSRAPAGDPACRPAVATASRIAPLAHGEVAALTMASAPLKLPDLTFEDADGKPKKLSDFRGKTLLVNLWATWCVPCRKEMPALDELQGKLSGPNFEVVAINIDTRDPEKPKNFLKDANLTKLGYFTDQKAKVFQDLKAIGRALGMPTSVLVDPQGCEIATIAGPAEWASEDALKLLRAATGQAAASL is encoded by the coding sequence ATGCTCGACCAGAAGCCCTCCGCCACGCGCCGGATCCCCATCGTCATCGCCACCGTGGCGATCGGCGGGCTGGCCGGCTTCGCCGCGCTGTACGGGCTCGGCCTGAGCCGGGCGCCAGCGGGCGATCCGGCCTGCCGGCCGGCGGTCGCAACGGCCTCGCGGATTGCCCCGCTCGCCCATGGCGAGGTGGCGGCGCTGACCATGGCGAGCGCGCCCCTGAAGCTGCCCGACCTCACCTTCGAGGATGCCGACGGCAAGCCGAAGAAGCTGTCGGATTTCCGCGGCAAGACGCTCTTGGTGAACCTCTGGGCCACCTGGTGCGTGCCGTGTCGCAAGGAGATGCCGGCACTGGATGAGCTCCAGGGCAAGCTTTCGGGACCGAATTTCGAGGTGGTGGCTATCAATATCGACACCCGCGACCCCGAGAAGCCGAAAAACTTCCTGAAAGACGCCAATCTAACCAAGCTTGGCTATTTCACCGACCAGAAAGCCAAGGTTTTTCAGGATCTTAAGGCCATAGGACGAGCCCTGGGCATGCCGACCTCGGTGCTGGTCGATCCGCAAGGCTGCGAGATCGCGACGATCGCGGGGCCGGCGGAATGGGCGAGCGAGGATGCACTCAAGCTGCTCCGGGCCGCCACGGGCCAGGCCGCGGCCTCGCTTTAG
- a CDS encoding 3-hydroxybutyryl-CoA dehydrogenase produces the protein MAAVIKKVGVIGAGQMGNGIAHVAALAGFDVVLNDVSADRLKSGMATINGNLARQVSKKGVTEDERAKAIARIKLAEKLDDLADCDLVIETAVEKEEVKRKIFHELCAVLKPEAIVASDTSSISITRLAAATDRPERFIGIHFMNPVPLMELVELIRGIATDDQTFEASKEFVSKLGKQVAVSEDFPAFIVNRILLPMINEAIYTLYEGVGNVEAIDAAMKLGAHHPMGPLELADFIGLDTCLSIMQVLHEGLADSKYRPCPLLVKYVEAGWLGRKTQRGFYDYRGAKPVPTR, from the coding sequence ATGGCGGCAGTGATCAAGAAGGTCGGCGTGATCGGCGCGGGTCAGATGGGCAATGGCATCGCGCATGTTGCGGCGCTGGCCGGCTTCGACGTGGTGCTCAACGATGTCTCGGCCGACCGGCTCAAGTCCGGCATGGCCACCATCAACGGCAATCTGGCGCGACAGGTCTCCAAGAAGGGCGTGACCGAGGACGAGAGGGCCAAGGCGATCGCGCGCATCAAGCTCGCAGAAAAGCTCGACGACCTCGCCGACTGCGATCTCGTGATCGAGACCGCGGTCGAGAAGGAAGAGGTCAAGCGCAAGATTTTTCACGAGCTTTGCGCGGTGTTGAAGCCGGAGGCGATTGTCGCCTCCGACACGTCCTCGATCTCGATCACCCGGCTTGCCGCCGCCACCGATCGGCCCGAGCGCTTCATCGGCATTCACTTCATGAATCCGGTGCCGCTGATGGAGCTGGTGGAGCTGATCCGCGGCATCGCCACCGATGACCAGACCTTCGAGGCGTCCAAGGAATTCGTCTCCAAGCTCGGCAAGCAGGTCGCCGTCTCCGAGGATTTCCCGGCCTTCATCGTCAACCGCATCCTGCTGCCGATGATCAACGAGGCGATCTACACGCTGTATGAAGGCGTCGGCAATGTCGAGGCGATCGACGCGGCGATGAAGCTAGGTGCCCATCATCCGATGGGCCCGCTGGAGCTTGCCGATTTCATCGGCCTCGATACGTGTCTCTCCATCATGCAGGTGCTGCACGAGGGCCTGGCCGACTCCAAATACCGCCCGTGCCCGCTCTTGGTGAAATACGTCGAGGCCGGCTGGCTCGGTCGCAAGACCCAGCGCGGCTTCTACGACTACCGAGGCGCCAAGCCGGTTCCGACGCGCTGA
- a CDS encoding electron transfer flavoprotein subunit alpha/FixB family protein produces MTTLLIAEHDNSSLKDATNKALTAAAALGADVEVLVAGQNAKAAADAAAKLAGVKKVLLADGDLYAHDLAEPLAALIVSLAPSYDAIVAPATSRFKNVMPRVAALLDVMQVSEIIKVVAPDTYERPIYAGNAIQTVKSKDAKKVITVRTSTFAAAGEGGSAPVESVAAAADPALSSFVGEEVAKSDRPELTSAKIIVSGGRAMQSRENFAKYIEPLADKLGAGVGASRAAVDAGYAPNDWQVGQTGKVVAPELYVAVGISGAIQHLAGMKDSKVIVAINKDEDAPIFQVADYGLVADLYQAVPELTAELGKLGK; encoded by the coding sequence ATGACGACGCTTCTGATTGCTGAACACGACAATTCGTCGCTCAAGGATGCGACCAACAAGGCCCTGACTGCGGCGGCAGCGCTCGGCGCCGACGTCGAGGTGCTGGTGGCCGGCCAGAACGCCAAGGCCGCCGCGGACGCCGCCGCCAAGCTCGCCGGCGTGAAGAAGGTGCTGCTCGCCGACGGTGACCTCTATGCCCACGATCTCGCCGAGCCGCTGGCTGCGCTGATCGTCTCGCTGGCCCCGTCCTATGACGCGATCGTCGCGCCCGCGACATCGCGCTTCAAGAACGTGATGCCGCGCGTTGCAGCGCTGCTCGACGTGATGCAGGTCTCGGAGATCATCAAGGTGGTCGCGCCCGACACCTATGAGCGCCCGATCTATGCCGGCAACGCCATCCAGACGGTGAAGTCGAAGGACGCCAAGAAGGTCATCACGGTCCGCACCTCCACCTTCGCCGCGGCGGGCGAAGGCGGCAGCGCGCCGGTCGAGAGCGTCGCGGCGGCAGCCGATCCGGCGCTGTCGTCCTTTGTCGGCGAGGAAGTCGCCAAAAGCGACCGTCCCGAGCTGACCTCGGCGAAGATCATCGTCTCCGGTGGCCGCGCCATGCAGAGCCGCGAGAATTTCGCCAAATACATCGAGCCGCTCGCCGACAAGCTCGGCGCGGGTGTCGGTGCCTCGCGCGCGGCGGTCGACGCCGGCTATGCGCCGAACGACTGGCAGGTCGGCCAGACCGGCAAGGTCGTGGCCCCCGAGCTCTATGTCGCCGTCGGTATTTCCGGCGCGATCCAGCATCTGGCCGGCATGAAGGACTCCAAGGTGATCGTCGCGATCAACAAGGACGAGGACGCGCCGATCTTCCAGGTCGCCGATTACGGCCTGGTCGCCGACCTCTACCAGGCGGTTCCGGAGCTGACGGCCGAGCTCGGCAAGCTCGGCAAGTAA
- a CDS encoding electron transfer flavoprotein subunit beta/FixA family protein has product MKVLVPVKRVVDYNVKVRVKGDGSGVELANVKMSMNPFDEIAVEEALRLKEGGKATEVVVVSIGPAQASETIRTGLAMGADRGILVKADGIVEPLAVAKILKKVADEEQPGLVILGKQAIDDDSNQTGQMLAALLGWSQATFASKLEVDGSDFKVTREVDGGLQTVKLKGPAIVTTDLRLNEPRYASLPNIMKAKKKPIAEKTVADYGVDVTARLEVLKTTEPAGRKAGVKVKDVAELVSKLKNEAGVL; this is encoded by the coding sequence ATGAAGGTCTTAGTGCCGGTAAAGCGGGTGGTCGATTACAACGTCAAGGTCCGCGTCAAGGGCGATGGATCGGGCGTTGAACTCGCCAACGTCAAGATGTCGATGAACCCGTTCGATGAAATCGCGGTCGAGGAAGCGCTGCGCCTGAAGGAAGGTGGCAAGGCCACCGAGGTCGTGGTGGTCTCCATTGGACCGGCGCAGGCGTCGGAGACGATCCGCACCGGTCTCGCCATGGGCGCCGATCGCGGCATCCTGGTGAAAGCTGACGGCATCGTCGAGCCGCTCGCCGTCGCCAAGATCCTGAAGAAGGTCGCGGACGAAGAACAGCCCGGCCTGGTCATCCTCGGCAAGCAGGCGATCGACGACGACAGCAATCAAACTGGTCAGATGCTGGCCGCGCTGCTCGGCTGGTCGCAGGCGACCTTCGCCTCGAAGCTCGAGGTCGACGGCTCCGACTTCAAGGTCACCCGCGAAGTCGACGGCGGCTTGCAGACCGTGAAGCTGAAGGGGCCGGCAATCGTCACCACCGACCTGCGTCTCAACGAGCCGCGTTATGCGTCGCTGCCCAACATCATGAAGGCCAAGAAGAAGCCGATCGCGGAGAAGACCGTCGCCGATTACGGCGTTGACGTCACCGCGCGTCTCGAGGTCCTCAAGACGACTGAACCGGCAGGCCGCAAGGCTGGCGTCAAGGTCAAGGACGTCGCCGAGCTGGTCTCGAAACTCAAGAACGAAGCCGGGGTGCTCTGA
- a CDS encoding cob(I)yrinic acid a,c-diamide adenosyltransferase: MVVLNRIYTKTGDDGTTALGSGERRPKYDLRIEAYGTVDETNAAIGVVRLYTKDSPDLDAMLGRIQNDLFDLGADLAVPEREGKAERLRVVASQVERLERDIDGLNDQLAPLTSFVLPGGTPAAAHLHVARTICRRAERVMVELAAQPNEPVGAAGIQYMNRLSDFLFVASRAANHNGAGDVLWVPGQNR; the protein is encoded by the coding sequence ATGGTCGTATTGAACCGCATCTATACCAAGACCGGTGACGACGGCACGACAGCCCTTGGTTCGGGCGAACGCCGTCCGAAATACGATCTGCGCATCGAAGCCTATGGTACCGTCGACGAGACCAACGCCGCGATCGGCGTCGTTCGTCTGTACACAAAGGACTCCCCCGATCTCGATGCGATGCTCGGCCGCATTCAGAACGATCTGTTCGATCTCGGCGCCGACCTCGCGGTGCCTGAGCGGGAAGGCAAGGCGGAACGGCTTCGCGTGGTGGCAAGCCAGGTCGAACGGCTCGAGCGCGACATCGATGGGCTCAACGACCAGCTTGCGCCGCTGACCTCCTTCGTGCTGCCCGGCGGCACACCGGCCGCCGCCCATCTCCATGTCGCGCGCACAATTTGCCGCAGGGCGGAACGCGTGATGGTGGAACTGGCCGCCCAGCCCAACGAGCCGGTCGGCGCGGCTGGCATCCAATATATGAATCGGCTGTCGGATTTCCTGTTCGTGGCGAGCCGCGCCGCTAACCATAATGGCGCCGGCGACGTGCTCTGGGTTCCGGGCCAGAATCGCTGA
- a CDS encoding twin transmembrane helix small protein produces MASLLSTFILPVAAGAVAVVLLLGLVNMMRGGSANTSQKLMRWRVLLQFIAIVIAMTAVWAMGR; encoded by the coding sequence ATGGCATCTCTTTTAAGTACCTTCATCCTGCCGGTGGCAGCCGGCGCCGTGGCGGTGGTGCTGCTGCTCGGTCTCGTCAACATGATGCGCGGCGGCTCGGCCAACACGTCCCAGAAGCTGATGCGCTGGCGCGTGCTGCTTCAGTTCATCGCGATCGTCATCGCCATGACCGCGGTCTGGGCGATGGGGCGTTAA
- a CDS encoding YihY/virulence factor BrkB family protein, whose protein sequence is MKAIRTIYVVGMDAFYTFLADDGWAIASHIALSTLMALFPFLIVLTSLAGFFGSKELADQAAGLMLQVWPKQVADSLSGEIHDVLTTTRTGVLTIGAVLSVYFASNGVEALRVALNRAYAVVEMRRWYWLRLESIGYTLVAAVTALAMAFLIVLGPLFIEAARRHIPLFVESNESILTWLRYGITIAALVVALFILHAWLPAGRRGFLQILPGIVFTMVASLISGVVFGQYLARFANNYVTMYAGLASVIIALVFLYFIAAIFVYGGELNAAIIKFRLPHGVSLQAAQSLKPAETQA, encoded by the coding sequence GTGAAAGCCATCCGCACCATCTATGTCGTCGGGATGGACGCGTTCTATACGTTCCTCGCCGATGACGGCTGGGCGATTGCGAGCCATATCGCGCTGTCGACGCTGATGGCGCTGTTCCCGTTCCTCATCGTGCTGACCTCGCTCGCCGGTTTCTTCGGCTCCAAGGAACTCGCTGACCAGGCGGCCGGGCTGATGCTTCAGGTCTGGCCGAAGCAGGTTGCCGACTCGCTCTCCGGCGAGATCCACGACGTCCTCACCACCACCCGCACCGGCGTGCTGACCATCGGCGCGGTGCTGTCGGTCTACTTCGCCTCCAACGGCGTCGAGGCCCTGCGGGTCGCGCTCAACCGTGCCTATGCGGTGGTCGAGATGCGGCGCTGGTACTGGCTGCGGCTGGAATCGATCGGCTATACGCTGGTTGCAGCTGTCACCGCACTTGCCATGGCATTCCTGATCGTGCTCGGCCCGCTCTTCATCGAGGCGGCGCGACGCCACATCCCGCTGTTCGTCGAATCCAACGAAAGCATCCTCACCTGGCTGCGCTACGGCATCACCATCGCCGCACTGGTGGTGGCGCTGTTCATCCTGCATGCGTGGCTGCCGGCGGGGCGGCGCGGCTTCCTCCAGATCCTGCCCGGCATCGTCTTCACCATGGTGGCGTCGCTGATCTCCGGCGTCGTGTTCGGCCAGTACCTGGCGCGCTTCGCCAACAATTATGTCACGATGTATGCGGGGCTCGCCTCGGTGATCATCGCGCTGGTGTTTTTGTATTTTATCGCCGCGATCTTCGTTTACGGCGGCGAGCTCAACGCAGCGATCATCAAGTTTCGGCTTCCTCACGGCGTCTCGCTTCAAGCAGCGCAGTCGCTAAAGCCCGCGGAGACACAGGCTTGA
- a CDS encoding ATP-binding protein produces MAAKTRAARTTRKSRQPPRKRSGAAGGARKRGTAAVTPDVVQAALAAFAHEVRTPLTGILAISDLLATSDLGERERRWADTIKAGAEHLASLATLFVDAAKTGRGGSALRQDLFDLRALARSTGDSLAGRAAAKGLQAAVDISEKLPGLVVGDPVRLRAALENLIDNAVKFTDQGGVAISAAPWRPTKGKGQGKAKDKRKVGVAFAVSDSGIGLTMAEIKRLFRPFTQANVTIASRFGGAGLGLSSVKQLARAMGGDISVAPRRGGGATFTLTVSLDAAGPSNSRKSDGSEADALAALRVLSVEDNPFGRVVLNTILTELGHHAEFIGRGEDAVNRLAQGAFDAVLMDMVLPGIDGVEAIRRIRTMPTPLAQIPIIGVSGRGEDEAASREAGADAFLVKPVSPRALATALLEARRREEAET; encoded by the coding sequence ATGGCGGCGAAAACGCGCGCAGCGCGCACCACGCGAAAGTCCAGGCAACCGCCTCGGAAGCGGTCCGGGGCGGCCGGCGGGGCGCGCAAACGCGGCACCGCAGCCGTCACGCCTGACGTGGTCCAGGCGGCGCTCGCCGCCTTTGCCCACGAGGTCCGCACCCCCCTGACCGGCATCCTGGCGATCAGCGACCTGCTCGCAACCTCCGATCTCGGTGAGCGGGAGCGGCGCTGGGCCGACACGATCAAGGCCGGTGCCGAACATCTGGCGAGCCTTGCCACCCTGTTCGTCGACGCCGCCAAAACGGGGAGGGGCGGCAGCGCGTTGCGGCAGGACCTGTTCGACCTGCGGGCGCTCGCTCGCAGCACCGGCGATTCCCTCGCCGGGCGTGCCGCGGCCAAGGGCCTTCAGGCCGCGGTCGATATCTCTGAAAAACTGCCCGGCCTCGTGGTCGGCGATCCCGTCCGCCTGCGCGCCGCGCTCGAGAACCTGATCGACAATGCCGTGAAGTTCACCGACCAGGGCGGCGTGGCGATCTCGGCCGCGCCCTGGCGCCCGACCAAAGGCAAAGGACAAGGCAAGGCGAAGGACAAGCGCAAGGTCGGCGTCGCCTTTGCGGTCTCCGACAGCGGCATTGGCCTGACCATGGCCGAGATCAAGCGGCTGTTCCGCCCGTTCACCCAGGCCAACGTCACCATTGCCTCGCGCTTCGGCGGCGCTGGCCTAGGCCTGTCTTCGGTGAAGCAGCTGGCGCGCGCGATGGGTGGCGACATCTCGGTCGCGCCGCGGCGCGGCGGCGGCGCAACGTTTACGCTGACTGTGTCGCTCGATGCGGCGGGGCCGTCGAACTCGCGCAAGTCGGATGGCAGCGAGGCCGATGCGCTGGCGGCGTTGCGCGTGCTCAGCGTCGAGGATAATCCGTTCGGCCGCGTCGTGCTCAACACGATTCTGACCGAGCTCGGCCATCATGCCGAGTTCATCGGGCGTGGCGAGGACGCCGTGAACCGGCTGGCGCAAGGCGCCTTCGATGCGGTGCTGATGGACATGGTGCTGCCGGGTATCGACGGCGTCGAGGCGATCAGGCGGATCCGCACCATGCCGACGCCACTGGCTCAGATCCCGATTATCGGCGTGTCCGGCCGCGGCGAGGACGAAGCGGCCTCGCGCGAGGCCGGCGCTGACGCCTTCCTGGTCAAGCCTGTGTCTCCGCGGGCTTTAGCGACTGCGCTGCTTGAAGCGAGACGCCGTGAGGAAGCCGAAACTTGA
- the gluQRS gene encoding tRNA glutamyl-Q(34) synthetase GluQRS, which produces MPPVFRFAPSPNGFLHLGHACSALLNFDRARETGGRLLLRIEDIDATRCRPEFETAIYDDLAWLEIAWETPVRRQSEHLGDYRAALEKLAALGLVYPAFESRAEIARLVAAREADGPWPRDPDGAPLYPGDANSLSAGQRKRLMESGAPYALRLDMAAACRRVAGLTWHELGEGPGGEHGIVPARPESWGDVILARKETPTSYHLSVVVDDALQGVTEVVRGQDLFHATAVHRLLQALLGLPAPAYWHHVLIRDEAGHKLSKSSHSTGLRELRAAGASPASIRRLVGLG; this is translated from the coding sequence ATGCCACCCGTTTTCCGCTTCGCCCCGAGCCCCAACGGCTTCCTGCATCTCGGCCACGCCTGCTCCGCGCTGCTCAATTTCGATCGCGCGCGCGAGACCGGCGGGCGGCTGTTGCTGCGCATCGAGGATATCGACGCGACGCGCTGCCGGCCGGAGTTCGAGACGGCGATCTACGACGACCTCGCCTGGCTTGAGATTGCCTGGGAGACTCCGGTGCGGCGGCAGTCCGAGCATCTCGGCGACTATCGCGCTGCTCTGGAAAAACTCGCCGCGCTCGGCCTCGTCTATCCCGCATTCGAGAGCCGCGCCGAGATCGCCAGGCTCGTGGCTGCGCGTGAGGCCGATGGGCCCTGGCCGCGCGATCCCGACGGCGCGCCGCTTTATCCCGGCGATGCGAATTCGCTTTCCGCCGGTCAGCGCAAGCGGCTGATGGAGTCCGGCGCGCCTTACGCGCTCCGGCTCGACATGGCCGCCGCCTGCCGCCGTGTGGCCGGCCTGACCTGGCACGAACTCGGCGAGGGGCCCGGCGGCGAGCACGGGATCGTCCCGGCGCGGCCCGAATCCTGGGGCGACGTGATCCTCGCCCGCAAGGAAACGCCGACCAGCTACCATTTGTCGGTGGTGGTCGACGACGCGCTTCAGGGCGTGACCGAGGTGGTCAGGGGCCAGGACCTGTTTCACGCCACCGCGGTGCATCGTCTGCTTCAGGCTCTGCTCGGCCTGCCGGCGCCGGCCTACTGGCACCACGTTCTGATTCGCGACGAAGCCGGCCACAAGCTGTCGAAATCGAGCCACTCGACCGGCCTGCGGGAGTTGCGCGCGGCCGGTGCCTCGCCCGCCAGTATTCGCCGATTGGTGGGATTAGGCTAA
- a CDS encoding DNA-3-methyladenine glycosylase family protein: MTIHLETQSDLEEAVHALVKRDPRLKPVFEIAGMPALRRREPGFTGLAHIVCGQQLSTASAAAIWGRLSAAFDPFDHEAVRRARTDRLGRLGLSAAKIKTLKHLAREIIAERLNLDVLAEEDADAAHHTLISLPGIGPWTADVYLLFCLGHGDAWPAGDLAVQEGIKIGLGLQARPTEKQMAPLAEPWRPLRGAAAHLWWSYYRAVKKREGVLTT; encoded by the coding sequence ATGACCATCCACCTCGAAACCCAGTCCGACCTCGAAGAGGCCGTTCACGCGCTGGTCAAGCGCGATCCCCGCCTCAAACCCGTATTCGAGATCGCGGGCATGCCGGCGTTGCGGCGTCGCGAGCCGGGCTTTACGGGGCTTGCCCATATCGTCTGTGGGCAGCAGCTCTCGACCGCGAGCGCGGCGGCGATCTGGGGGCGGCTGTCGGCCGCCTTCGATCCGTTCGACCATGAGGCGGTGCGACGCGCCCGCACCGACCGGCTGGGGCGGCTCGGGCTGTCCGCGGCCAAGATCAAGACGCTGAAGCATCTGGCGCGCGAGATCATCGCGGAGCGGCTGAATCTCGACGTGCTCGCCGAGGAAGATGCAGACGCCGCGCATCATACGCTGATCTCGCTGCCGGGCATCGGGCCGTGGACGGCGGACGTCTATCTCCTGTTTTGCCTCGGCCATGGCGACGCCTGGCCGGCCGGCGATCTCGCCGTACAGGAGGGGATCAAGATTGGCCTTGGGTTGCAGGCGCGGCCGACGGAGAAGCAGATGGCGCCGCTCGCCGAACCCTGGCGTCCGCTGCGCGGTGCGGCCGCGCATCTGTGGTGGAGCTATTATCGCGCGGTGAAGAAACGCGAGGGCGTGCTGACGACGTAA